One genomic segment of Helianthus annuus cultivar XRQ/B chromosome 14, HanXRQr2.0-SUNRISE, whole genome shotgun sequence includes these proteins:
- the LOC110904485 gene encoding zinc finger protein JACKDAW isoform X1, translating into MMSGEMFPIPLQDRHQPPPHEPNPNSKPISNLKKKRNLPGTPDPDAEVMALSPKSLMATNRFVCEICNKGFQRDQNLQLHRRGHNLPWKLKQRNPKEPIKKKVYICPEKTCVHHDPSRALGDLTGIKKHYSRKHGEKKWKCEKCSKKYAVQSDWKAHSKTCGTREYKCDCGTLFSRKDSFITHRAFCDALAEESVRLSSVTPNVLGLKNEGMNESMMNPNFPHGFSGITQYGSGFRTDFGDQNKPRLSLWLDQANSQLNLSPMDQMSMNSNLYMSSSSTGLADMVNAYGSSSMANFTNSNQVPNLSLTALPEDLKEETLASLYSMNHPHQSESTGPMSATALLQKAAQMGSTRSNPSMFGTSFGLMNSSSTTSNTAVSLVKNNITQLQAVSTAMNNNNSSSSSPRVSNLDQQQLMIMSRNETMAPLKMMNRSFSGVDNGLTRDFLGVGGEGGRPLLPQDLVNFASYGSTMGSMRQFASNN; encoded by the exons ATGATGTCTGGTGAGATGTTTCCTATTCCGCTTCAAGATCGCCATCAACCACCACCTCATGAACCAAACCCCAACTCTAAACCCATCTCCAAtctcaagaagaaaagaaatttACCAGGTACCCCAG ATCCAGATGCAGAAGTGATGGCACTTTCACCAAAATCACTAATGGCAACAAACCGATTTGTATGTGAAATTTGCAACAAAGGATTCCAAAGAGACCAAAACCTACAACTTCATCGGAGAGGTCACAATCTACCATGGAAACTAAAGCAAAGGAACCCCAAAGAACCCATAAAGAAGAAAGTCTATATTTGCCCCGAAAAAACATGTGTCCACCATGATCCATCGCGGGCACTTGGAGATCTTACCGGTATCAAGAAACATTATAGCCGGAAACACGGAGAGAAGAAATGGAAGTGTGAAAAATGTTCCAAGAAGTATGCAGTTCAATCTGACTGGAAAGCTCATTCCAAGACTTGTGGCACCAGAGAGTACAAGTGTGACTGTGGCACCCTTTTCTCCAG GAAAGATAGTTTCATAACTCATCGCGCTTTTTGTGATGCATTGGCTGAAGAAAGTGTAAGACTTAGCTCAGTGACACCGAATGTCCTCGGCTTGAAAAACGAAGGTATGAACGAATCCATGATGAACCCTAATTTTCCTCATGGATTTTCTGGGATCACACAATACGGGTCCGGCTTCCGGACAGATTTTGGGGATCAAAACAAGCCAAGATTATCACTTTGGTTAGACCAAGCAAATTCCCAGCTCAATCTTTCTCCAATGGATCAAATGAGTATGAATTCGAATCTCTACATGTCATCAAGCTCCACGGGTTTAGCCGATATGGTCAATGCTTATGGTTCATCATCAATGGCAAATTTTACCAACTCAAACCAGGTGCCAAATTTATCATTAACAGCATTGCCAGAAGATTTAAAAGAGGAAACCCTAGCTTCTTTATACTCAATGAACCATCCCCATCAATCCGAATCCACAGGTCCAATGTCTGCGACCGCACTCCTTCAGAAAGCCGCTCAAATGGGTTCCACTCGGAGCAACCCATCGATGTTTGGAACAAGTTTCGGCCTCATGAACTCCTCCTCCACCACATCAAACACTGCAGTCAGCTTGGTGAAAAATAATATCACTCAATTACAAGCAGTCTCCACTGCAATGAACAATAACAATTCGTCAAGTTCAAGTCCTCGAGTGAGCAATCTCGACCAGCAACAATTAATGATCATGTCAAGAAACGAAACAATGGCACCGTTGAAGATGATGAACCGGAGCTTTAGTGGAGTGGACAATGGATTAACAAGAGACTTCTTGGGGGTGGGAGGAGAAGGTGGCCGGCCATTGTTGCCACAAGATCTAGTGAATTTTGCATCTTATGGTTCTACCATGGGATCAATGAGGCAATTCGCTAGTAATAATTAG
- the LOC110904485 gene encoding zinc finger protein JACKDAW isoform X2, translating to MMSGEMFPIPLQDRHQPPPHEPNPNSKPISNLKKKRNLPDPDAEVMALSPKSLMATNRFVCEICNKGFQRDQNLQLHRRGHNLPWKLKQRNPKEPIKKKVYICPEKTCVHHDPSRALGDLTGIKKHYSRKHGEKKWKCEKCSKKYAVQSDWKAHSKTCGTREYKCDCGTLFSRKDSFITHRAFCDALAEESVRLSSVTPNVLGLKNEGMNESMMNPNFPHGFSGITQYGSGFRTDFGDQNKPRLSLWLDQANSQLNLSPMDQMSMNSNLYMSSSSTGLADMVNAYGSSSMANFTNSNQVPNLSLTALPEDLKEETLASLYSMNHPHQSESTGPMSATALLQKAAQMGSTRSNPSMFGTSFGLMNSSSTTSNTAVSLVKNNITQLQAVSTAMNNNNSSSSSPRVSNLDQQQLMIMSRNETMAPLKMMNRSFSGVDNGLTRDFLGVGGEGGRPLLPQDLVNFASYGSTMGSMRQFASNN from the exons ATGATGTCTGGTGAGATGTTTCCTATTCCGCTTCAAGATCGCCATCAACCACCACCTCATGAACCAAACCCCAACTCTAAACCCATCTCCAAtctcaagaagaaaagaaatttACCAG ATCCAGATGCAGAAGTGATGGCACTTTCACCAAAATCACTAATGGCAACAAACCGATTTGTATGTGAAATTTGCAACAAAGGATTCCAAAGAGACCAAAACCTACAACTTCATCGGAGAGGTCACAATCTACCATGGAAACTAAAGCAAAGGAACCCCAAAGAACCCATAAAGAAGAAAGTCTATATTTGCCCCGAAAAAACATGTGTCCACCATGATCCATCGCGGGCACTTGGAGATCTTACCGGTATCAAGAAACATTATAGCCGGAAACACGGAGAGAAGAAATGGAAGTGTGAAAAATGTTCCAAGAAGTATGCAGTTCAATCTGACTGGAAAGCTCATTCCAAGACTTGTGGCACCAGAGAGTACAAGTGTGACTGTGGCACCCTTTTCTCCAG GAAAGATAGTTTCATAACTCATCGCGCTTTTTGTGATGCATTGGCTGAAGAAAGTGTAAGACTTAGCTCAGTGACACCGAATGTCCTCGGCTTGAAAAACGAAGGTATGAACGAATCCATGATGAACCCTAATTTTCCTCATGGATTTTCTGGGATCACACAATACGGGTCCGGCTTCCGGACAGATTTTGGGGATCAAAACAAGCCAAGATTATCACTTTGGTTAGACCAAGCAAATTCCCAGCTCAATCTTTCTCCAATGGATCAAATGAGTATGAATTCGAATCTCTACATGTCATCAAGCTCCACGGGTTTAGCCGATATGGTCAATGCTTATGGTTCATCATCAATGGCAAATTTTACCAACTCAAACCAGGTGCCAAATTTATCATTAACAGCATTGCCAGAAGATTTAAAAGAGGAAACCCTAGCTTCTTTATACTCAATGAACCATCCCCATCAATCCGAATCCACAGGTCCAATGTCTGCGACCGCACTCCTTCAGAAAGCCGCTCAAATGGGTTCCACTCGGAGCAACCCATCGATGTTTGGAACAAGTTTCGGCCTCATGAACTCCTCCTCCACCACATCAAACACTGCAGTCAGCTTGGTGAAAAATAATATCACTCAATTACAAGCAGTCTCCACTGCAATGAACAATAACAATTCGTCAAGTTCAAGTCCTCGAGTGAGCAATCTCGACCAGCAACAATTAATGATCATGTCAAGAAACGAAACAATGGCACCGTTGAAGATGATGAACCGGAGCTTTAGTGGAGTGGACAATGGATTAACAAGAGACTTCTTGGGGGTGGGAGGAGAAGGTGGCCGGCCATTGTTGCCACAAGATCTAGTGAATTTTGCATCTTATGGTTCTACCATGGGATCAATGAGGCAATTCGCTAGTAATAATTAG